From Polyodon spathula isolate WHYD16114869_AA chromosome 26, ASM1765450v1, whole genome shotgun sequence, one genomic window encodes:
- the LOC121300536 gene encoding alpha-N-acetylgalactosaminidase-like codes for MQPVPLVTLLSVLGLACSLDNGLMRTPPMGWLAWERYRCNTDCTNDPDNCISEHLFKAMADRLAEDGWRALGYEYVNIDDCWASKKRDARGRLQPDPKRFPSGIKALADYVHAKGLKLGIYGDVGLYTCGGYPGTTPDMVQIDAETFAEWGVDMLKMDGCYSNDSMKAEGYPKMSAALNATGRPIAYSCSWPAYQGGLPPRVNYTQLGEICNLWRNYGDIQDSWDDVLNVIDWFGENQEVLQPAAGPGHWNDPDMLIIGDFGLSYEQSKAQMALWAVLAAPLFMSNDLRSISDKAKDILQNQMAISINQDRLGLQGVRMLKDSHFEVWKRTLSKGEYAVAFLLTANDGTPRPYLANLAKLYIVDCRLGYKVYDVFDSNFLGIFTLIDVIYLKINPSGVVLLHISPLCV; via the exons ATGCAGCCCGTGCCACTGGTCACCCTGCTCAGTGTGCTGGGCCTGGCCTGCTCTCTGGACAATGGGCTGATGAGAACCCCACCCATGGGCTGGCTGGCCTGGGAGCGCTACCGGTGCAACACGGACTGCACCAACGATCCAGACAACTGCATCAG CGAGCACTTGTTCAAGGCGATGGCAGACAGGCTGGCAGAGGACGGCTGGAGAGCGCTGGGGTACGAGTACGTGAACATCGACGACTGCTGGGCCTCCAAGAAACGAGATGCCCGGGGCAGGCTGCAGCCGGACCCCAAGAGATTCCCCAGTGGGATCAAGGCACTCGCTGACTAT GTCCATGCGAAGGGGCTGAAGCTGGGGATCTACGGGGACGTGGGTCTGTACACGTGTGGGGGGTACCCCGGCACCACTCCGGACATGGTGCAGATCGACGCAGAGACGTTTGCAGAGTGGGGAGTGGACATGCTCAAGATGGACGGCTGCTATTCCAACGACTCCATGAAAGCAGAAG GATATCCGAAGATGAGCGCGGCTCTGAACGCTACAGGGAGGCCCATCGCTTACTCCTGCAGCTGGCCAGCTTACCAGGGAGGCCTCCCCCCACGG GTGAACTACACCCAGCTGGGCGAGATCTGCAATCTGTGGAGAAACTACGGGGACATCCAGGACTCGTGGGACGACGTTCTCAATGTGATCGACTGGTTCGGGGAGAACCAGGAGGTGCTCCAGCCCGCAGCGGGGCCAGGCCACTGGAACGACCCCGATATG cTGATAATCGGTGACTTTGGGCTGAGCTACGAGCAATCCAAGGCTCAGATGGCTTTGTGGGCCGTCCTGGCAGCCCCCCTCTTCATGTCCAATGACCTGAGGAGCATCTCGGACAAGGCCAAAGACATCCTGCAGAACCAGATGGCCATTTCCATTAACCAGGACCGGCTGGGACTACAAGGAGTGCGCATGCTCAAG gACAGTCACTTCGAGGTGTGGAAGAGGACCCTGTCTAAGGGAGAGTACGCCGTGGCTTTCCTGCTCACTGCTAATGACGGCACGCCCCGGCCGTACCTGGCTAACCTGGCCAAGCTCTACATCGTGGACTGCCGGCTCGGGTACAAGGTGTACGACGTCTTCGACTCCAACTTCCTGGGCATCTTCACCCTGATCGACGTCATCTACCTGAAGATCAATCCCTCGGGGGTGGTGCTGCTGCACATCTCTCCCCTCTGTGTGTAG
- the LOC121300498 gene encoding phospholipase A2-like: MPTLPLLLLLLSVYRAAFTEPLQRTRSIRKRGLLELAGVIKCSTGRSALAYVMYGCYCGLGGQGWPRDKADW; this comes from the exons ATGCCCACGCTGCCTctactgctgttgctgctgtctg TGTACAGGGCTGCCTTCACAGAGCCTCTCCAGAGGACTCGCAGCATTCGGAAGAGGGGTCTCTTGGAGTTGGCTGGCGTGATCAAGTGCAGCACTGGGCGGTCTGCGCTTGCCTACGTCATGTACGGCTGCTACTGTGGGCTGGGGGGGCAGGGCTGGCCCAGGGACAAGGCGGACTGGTAG
- the LOC121300872 gene encoding poly(A)-specific ribonuclease PARN-like — translation MTIQQAFTVNTALLNTVTISNLSSEMSPHPITLPHLLSPSSAVNTSRYAESYRIQTYAEYMESRLEEKRAKRKSSEDSWKELESSSLKVPYTSALPAGSGFNSNNEVAPGKRSMSPIQEELGSSEPEEGEIDRDGTSSWSSAVPARSQTTNKRKKIRTDTGPSPADSTGLFEVPQVW, via the exons ATGACTATTCAGCAGGCTTTCACTGTAAACACTGCGTTGCTCAATACTGTAACCATTTCAAATCTCTCGAGTGAAATGAGCCCACACCCCATCACTTTACCCCaccttctctccccctcctcaGCTGTGAACACCAGCAGGTATGCAGAGAGCTACCGCATCCAGACCTACGCGGAGTACATGGAGAGCAGACTGGAGGAGAAGAGAGCCAAGAGGAAGAGCTCCGAGGACAGCTGGAAGGAGCTGGAGAGCAGCAGTTTAAAAGTGCCATACACTTCTGCACTGCCAGCCGGCTCCGGGTTCAACAGCAATAATGA AGTTGCTCCTGGGAAGAGAAGCATGAGTCCCATCCAGGAGGAGCTGGGTTCGTCTGAACCGGAGGAGGGTGAGATCGACCGCGACGGAACCAGCAGCTGGAGCAGCGCCGTGCCCGCACGCAGCCAGACGACCAACAAGCGCAAAAAGATCAGAACCGACACGG GTCCCAGCCCTGCCGACTCCACAGGGCTGTTTGAAGTCCCGCAGGTCTGGTAG